The following proteins come from a genomic window of Aquimarina sp. MAR_2010_214:
- a CDS encoding AraC family ligand binding domain-containing protein codes for MTNEIFGAHYFHVKNQEIFESDLNQLYFFTSYIGLQKIKVEKGDCVYYFDSELKEVKVQKGPCTINSKYLATVIRGYMHPNASFSLEGVTTLPYVNGCSTKQLFPPIRLGDPTLQYLKMPPFSKEQEHHIHSTFRVVLIVEGVGKSIVGIENRNIVTDLEPGSVCILEPMCPHHFETDTEKPLIAIPLHIYSSVGALEKNHPMFNGTVMI; via the coding sequence ATGACGAACGAAATATTTGGAGCACATTATTTTCATGTAAAAAATCAAGAAATATTTGAGAGTGATCTAAATCAGCTTTATTTTTTTACTTCCTATATAGGGTTGCAAAAAATAAAAGTAGAAAAGGGAGATTGTGTTTATTATTTTGATAGTGAGTTAAAAGAGGTAAAAGTACAGAAAGGACCTTGTACAATAAATTCAAAATATTTAGCAACTGTAATCAGAGGGTATATGCACCCTAATGCTAGTTTTTCTTTAGAAGGAGTTACTACGCTACCTTATGTTAATGGATGTTCTACGAAACAATTGTTTCCTCCTATAAGGTTAGGAGACCCTACATTACAATACCTTAAGATGCCTCCTTTTAGCAAAGAACAAGAGCATCATATTCATTCAACCTTTCGGGTTGTTCTAATCGTAGAAGGGGTAGGAAAAAGTATTGTGGGAATAGAAAACAGAAATATAGTAACAGATTTAGAACCGGGTTCGGTATGTATATTAGAACCAATGTGCCCACATCATTTTGAAACGGATACTGAAAAACCATTAATAGCAATACCCTTGCATATT